One genomic region from Clostridiales bacterium encodes:
- a CDS encoding cell wall hydrolase yields MDELELLARLIKCEAGGEGEAGMRAVASVIMNRVNQTQGEYGRYNTIRDVVFAPRQFECATEQQQSIYNLTPEQVHYDIAQWAMNGGRLNDTGDALWFFNPYSSTCRSSFPNNNGYLRTRIGNHCFYSPRSSYFST; encoded by the coding sequence ATGGACGAATTGGAACTTTTGGCAAGGCTGATCAAGTGCGAAGCGGGCGGCGAGGGCGAAGCGGGTATGCGCGCTGTTGCGTCGGTCATCATGAACCGAGTCAACCAGACTCAGGGCGAGTACGGCAGATACAACACTATCCGCGACGTGGTGTTCGCGCCGCGCCAGTTCGAGTGCGCGACCGAACAGCAGCAGAGCATTTACAACCTCACGCCTGAACAGGTCCACTACGACATTGCGCAGTGGGCGATGAACGGCGGACGGCTAAACGACACCGGCGACGCGCTGTGGTTCTTCAATCCGTACTCGTCGACCTGCCGTTCGAGCTTTCCCAATAACAACGGCTACCTTCGCACGCGCATAGGCAATCACTGCTTCTACTCGCCGCGGAGCAGTTATTTCAGTACGTAA